The Metabacillus sediminilitoris genome window below encodes:
- a CDS encoding aldehyde dehydrogenase family protein has product MSTLIALNSKAIQFTAKPLKMLIGGRWVDAISGKRTEIRNPATGELITTAAEGDKEDVDLAVAAARKAFEEGPWPKMKPNERARLILKLADLIEENAEELAHLDTLDYGQPVSLTRGFAAAAADNFRYYAGWATKITGETIPSSTPGNIFNYTIREPIGVCAGIVPWNAPLMNAIMKISAPLAVGNTVIVKPSEETPISLLRFAELVQEAGFPDGVVNIVTGYGTTVGAALASHTDVDKIAFTGSTSVGKQIIQNSAVNIKKVTLELGGKSAHIIFADSDYEIALANAANSIFFNSGQVCFAGSRLYIENSIYDKFLADLAEYSKNYKVGNGFDKDTVIGPLISSKQKECVLNYLDIGLKEGAEMLIGGDAREADLANGHFVKPTVMANVHNEMTIAKEEIFGPVVSAMPFNDIDDVIKQANNTVYGLGGGICTTDIRKAHKVAHALRTGNVWINTYNITEPGSPFGGYKQSGLGRENGAASIDMYTEIKNIWVNLE; this is encoded by the coding sequence ATGTCCACTTTAATTGCATTAAATTCAAAGGCGATTCAGTTTACCGCAAAACCGTTAAAAATGTTGATTGGCGGCAGGTGGGTAGACGCCATTTCTGGGAAACGAACAGAAATTAGAAATCCAGCTACTGGTGAATTAATTACGACGGCTGCTGAAGGAGACAAAGAGGATGTTGATCTTGCCGTTGCAGCGGCGCGTAAAGCGTTTGAAGAAGGTCCCTGGCCGAAAATGAAACCAAATGAACGAGCAAGGCTTATTCTTAAATTAGCCGATTTAATCGAAGAAAACGCTGAGGAGTTAGCTCATTTAGATACGCTTGATTACGGACAGCCGGTATCATTAACAAGAGGATTTGCAGCAGCTGCAGCCGATAATTTTCGTTATTATGCTGGGTGGGCAACGAAAATAACAGGAGAAACGATTCCTTCCTCGACACCAGGAAACATTTTCAACTATACCATTCGTGAACCAATTGGCGTTTGTGCAGGAATTGTTCCGTGGAATGCACCATTAATGAATGCGATTATGAAAATCTCTGCACCACTTGCGGTCGGAAATACGGTGATTGTAAAGCCGTCTGAAGAAACGCCGATTAGTTTGCTGCGATTTGCTGAACTTGTACAAGAAGCAGGATTCCCAGATGGTGTTGTCAACATTGTCACTGGCTACGGTACAACTGTAGGTGCTGCTTTAGCATCACACACAGATGTCGATAAAATTGCCTTTACGGGTTCAACAAGTGTCGGTAAACAAATCATTCAAAATAGTGCTGTGAACATAAAAAAAGTAACACTTGAACTAGGCGGTAAATCAGCACATATTATTTTTGCTGATTCAGATTATGAAATAGCTCTAGCCAATGCAGCGAACTCTATCTTCTTTAACTCAGGTCAAGTTTGTTTTGCCGGTTCAAGGCTATATATTGAAAATAGCATTTACGATAAATTTTTAGCTGACTTAGCTGAGTACTCAAAAAATTATAAAGTAGGCAATGGATTTGATAAGGATACCGTTATTGGACCGCTAATTTCATCGAAACAAAAAGAATGTGTCTTAAACTATTTGGATATCGGACTGAAAGAAGGAGCTGAAATGCTGATCGGCGGTGATGCAAGAGAAGCTGATTTAGCAAATGGCCATTTTGTCAAACCAACTGTTATGGCGAACGTACATAACGAAATGACGATTGCAAAAGAGGAGATTTTTGGTCCAGTTGTTTCAGCTATGCCATTTAATGATATCGATGATGTAATTAAACAAGCAAATAATACGGTTTATGGATTGGGCGGAGGAATTTGTACAACAGATATCCGCAAAGCTCATAAAGTAGCTCATGCGCTGCGAACAGGGAATGTTTGGATCAACACGTACAATATTACAGAACCTGGTTCACCTTTTGGAGGCTATAAACAAAGCGGACTAGGTAGAGAAAACGGTGCGGCTTCGATTGATATGTATACAGAGATTAAAAATATTTGGGTGAATTTGGAATGA